GAATATTAAAATACTTGGAAGCATTGATTTTATTTATTATTTTTTGCGTTTCAGTATCTTTTGACTGGTCTAAAATAGCAATGTTTACATTGTTGATTTCATTGGTAATGGCAAAACCAAAAAGCATAATTTGTACTACGGGCATCCCAAAAAGAATGAACATAGTGCGTTTATCCCGAAAAATATGGTAGAATTCTTTTGTTACAAAACCGATGAATCTTTTCATTGCTAATTTTTTTTGGACTTCAATAGTTTGCTGTTTTATTCGATGTTTCTCGCTAATTTCAAAAAAACATCGTTCATTGAAGCCACATCGAATTGTTTTTTTAAGTTTTTTGGCGAATCCAAAGCCTCAATTTTACCTTCAACCATGATAGAAACGCGGTCACAATATTCGGCTTCATCCATGTAATGTGTCGTTACAAAAATGGTTGTTCCTTTATTCGCTTCGGCATAAATCATTTCCCAAAATTGTCTTCGGGTTATGGGATCCACGCCACCTGTTGGCTCGTCCAGAAATACAATTTTAGGTTCGTGTAATAAAGCAACAGAAAAAGATAATTTTTGTTTCCAACCCAACGGTAATGCACCAACTAATTTATCAGCGACTTCTTCGAGTCCTAATTCCCGAATCAGTTCGACTGTTTTTTGTTTAATTTGAATGCGGCTTAATCCATAAATTCCGCCAAAAAAAGTAATGTTTTCTTTAATGGTCAAATCATCATACATAGAAAATTTTTGACTCATGTAACCAATGCTTTTCTTCACCATTTCCGACTGCATTTTGATATCAAAACCCGCAACTAAAGCTTCGCCTGAAGTAGGTTTTGAAATTCCGATAAGCATTTTCATTGCCGTAGTTTTTCCGGCTCCATTAGCGCCTAGAAATCCAAAAATCTCTCCTTTATTGACTTCAAATGAAATACTGTTGACCGCGGTGAAACTTCCAAAAGTTTTGGTGAGGTTTTTTACGGTTATGATTTTTTCTTGGCTCAAAATTACTGTTGTATTGCTGTCAAATCCATGAATACGTCTTCGATTGTCGGATTTGAAATGTGAATTTCTATTTCGCTGTGCTTTTTATTTTGAAGATAATCCAGTAGTTCCTCGCTATTAAAATCTGCTTTTTTATCGATATAATGAATGTATTCTCCAAAGGCAAAAACGCTGTATTGACTTGGATACTGTTTCAAATCCAGAATAAGTTGATGCATGTTTTTGGCCCGAATATCATAAATAGTTTTATCATAATTGCTGATGATATTTTTCGGACTGTCAATTTTCAGGATTTTTCCTTTTTGGATTAAAGCGATTCTGTCACACAATGCAGCTTCGTCCATGTAAGGTGTAGAAACTAAGATTGTAATTCCTTTTTGCTGTAAGCGCTTGAGCATTTCCCAAAATTCTTTTCGCGAAACGGGATCAACTCCTGTGGTGGGTTCATCCAGAAACAACACTTTTGGTTTGTGTATTAAAGCGCAACATAAAGCCAATTTTTGTTTCATTCCTCCCGAAAGTGCTCCAGCTCTTCTCTTTTTGAAAGGCTCAATCTGAATGTAAATTTCTTTGATTAAATCGTAATTTTCTTCAATCGTAGTCCCGAAAATAGTGGCAAAAAACGTTAAGTTTTCTTCTACAGATAAATCTTGGTACAACGAAAATTTACCGGGCATATATCCCACAGCATTCCGAATGGATTTATACTCTTTAACCACATCAAAACCCGCTACAGAAACGGTTCCTTGGTTCGCCAATAATAGCGTAGTCAGTATCCTGAAAATAGTGCTTTTCCCTGCGCCATCCGGTCCTATTAGTCCAAATAATTCACCTTCTTCTACGGTAAAAGAAATATCCTCAACCGCTTTGATGTTGTTGTAGGATTTAGAAATATTTTGGACAATTATACTCATACAATGATAATTTCAAAAAATCAATTTAAATTTCCCCTCCTTTTTAAGTTTAAAGGGCTATCCACATTTCAGCAGGCATTCCAATTTTTAAACTCCCGTTATTTTTTACCTTCACCTTCACAGCATACACTAAATTGGCACGCTCTTCTTTTGTTTGAATGATTTTTGGCGTAAACTCAGCAGTTGATGCAATCCAAGAAATAGTTCCCGGATACGATTTCATTTCCTTTTCGGCATCTATTTTTACTGTAACCGTTTGTCCAACTTTTATTTGTGCCAATTGGGTTTCGCTGACATAAACACGCAAAGTCATTTCGGAAATATCGGCAATTTTATAGAGTGGTTTTCCAAAAGCAGTTACTTCATTGGGTTCAGCATATTTGGCTAAAACGGTTCCCTTTATCGGATTTATAATTTTGCTTTTCTGAATTTGATCATCGATTTTTTCAATCTGTATATCAATTGATTGGGCTTCATTTGCAATCGGTGCGTTTTGCGTTCCAACGCTTTTTATTTGCTCTTGCAAAACATTTACTTTTCCAATGACTTCATCCACTTGACGTTTAGTAGCAGCATTTTCGGCAAACATATTTTGAATCCTTTTTTGTTCTGTCAAAGTCGTTTTGAGTTGCTCTTTCAAGACATTAATTTGAGACAATACATTGCTTGATTTAGAAAGAATGGTACTTTTTGAAGCGATTAATTGTTGTTTGTTAAAATACAATTGGGTGGTATCGACTAATCCAACTTGCATATTGGGCTCCAAAACATCACCTTCTTCGAGTTTTAAATAATCAATTTTTCCGTTGGCTTCCGCCGAAATGGTTACTTCTGTAGCCTCAAAATTGCCATATCCATCCGCTTTTTCATTGTTCTTAGAGCAAGAAATCAGACTGATTAAGATAAATAATGTAAGTGTAGTTTTCATTTTTTTTGAGTATAGATTTCAATATTTTAAATTAATTTCCTTTAGTAATCTGATAATTTGCTTTGGCCAAAGCCAACTGAATTTCATGTACTTTCTGATTGATTTTGGCTTCGAATAAGTTCGTCAATTCTACTAAAAATTCAGAGGAAGTGATGACTCCGTTGCGCAATTGTGCGTCCGATGATTGTACTACAGCTTCTCGTAAAGCAATTATTTCAGCATCGGCGGTTATAATGGCATCCGCTTTATTAATCTCATTTTCCATTTCCTGTAATTGCAAGTTGTTATTTAACAGAAAGGTTTCTTTTTCGGTAGTCACAATTTCTTTGGAGATTGAAAGTGCTTGTTTTTCGGTTTTCGATTTGTTCCAGTCAAACACATTCCAATTCGCTTTTAATCCAAGCATATAAAAGGTTTGAAACGAATTATCCAGCATATTTAAACCGGGATTTCCGTAACCTGCTTGTCCAAATGCGTTTACTTTTGGCAGATTATTTTTTGAAATCACTTCTTTTGAAATTTCAATTTGTTGGTTTTGTAAATCGAATAATTTCAATTCCGGACGCGAATTATCTTTGGTAAAATCAGATGAAATACTGGGTTTTTCTAAAGCTGTATTTTCATTTAAAGGAGCTGAAATCAAGGTAGCTAAATTTGCGGTCATTCTTTTTTTATCAAATTGAATTTCGGTGAGTTGTTGTTTGATTTTTAAATTTTCGGCTTCCAAAACTTTTTCTGACGATGGAAGCAGCGCACCAAATTTAACTCCCGATTTTACTTCTTTGATTTTTAAATTCAGCTGTTCTTGTTTCGAAATTAAAATTGCTTTTCGTTCCTGTAATACTAAAACAGCAAAATACAACTGATTGATTTTGGTCTTAATTTGATACAAATTGACTTCAACCTGTTGTTGCTGAGTTTTGGTTTGAGCCACTTTCAGTTTGGCATTTGTGTCAATCATATCGCCATTATATAATAATTGATTCACATCTAAAGTTGCTCTGTATTGGTCTTTATTCAGTGGAGTTACGTTAGGCATAACAATGGGTAAACCGGTCACATCAGATTGATACGTTGCTTGGGCATTTACATCTATTTTAGGCAATTTCCCTTTGTTTAGCGCTTCAATTTCATAATTTGATTTCTGTTGTAATAATTCAGTTTGTTTGGCTAACGGATAGTTTTTATTGGCCAAAGCATAACAATCTTCCAATGTAATTTTCTGTTGTGAATACGAAAATTGGATGATAAAAATTAAAAAAAGTAGACTTAATCGTTTCATTTTTTTATAGAATTAATGATTTGTTCGGCAATGCTGGTTTTTCGTTCCTCCATCAATTGATCAAATTCTGAATCGGAGATTTGAATGATACTTTTGACCATCATTTGCGCAGCAAAAGGAAAAACGGTCATCGAAAATATATCTAATACTAATTGTTTTGGTTGAATGGGTTTTAGAATTCCCAGCGCGATTTCTTTTTCAATTTGCGAAATCAACAAACTTGGATTCGGTCTGTTATTATGATTCATAAATTTCATGACAAATTCCGGATTATTGTTCATTTCCTGAATGACAAATTGGGGTATGAATGGGTGATCAATTACAAATGAAATGTAGCTGAATGTAAATTTTCTTATTTTTTCGAAAACACTTTCATCCGAATTAAAAATCATATTTATCTGTGGTGCTAATTGGCTGAATACTTTCATAAAAACGGCTTCAAACAGCAATTGTTTGTTTTTGAAACAATAATGCAACATGGCTTTGTTGATGCCTGCTTCGTCTGCTATTTCTTGCATTCGCGCTCCGGCAAAACCCTTTTTCTGGAATACGATTCGAGCAGCATCAAATATTTTTTCTTCGGTTGTCATTGTGATTTAACTATATGGTTTAACCATTTGGTTAACAAAGGTATTTAAAAAAAGTATTTAATAATGAAATACTTTTTATTTTTTTTATAATTTGGCTTTTATTTCCAATTCAGTTGAAGCGCAAAACTGGTTTTCTCTTCTTTGGTAATACTGAAAATCGTAGTCTCGTCTGCGGTATTTTCATGAATTACGACTTTATCTTTTAAAGATAATTCTTTGAGGAAATTCATCTCAAAGCTTTTGATTCCTTGTTTTAAAATTAATTTTTCGTCTACCAAATCCAAGCACCATTCTAAGTATTTTACATTATTGGCATGATTGACAATGTCTAAATCCGATAAGAAAACAGTTCTTTCAAAAACCATTTCTTTCTCGTGAGTAATATTAATTTTCGAAAAAGTTGCTGCAGTTGCTTTGTTATCGGGATACAATTCAAAATGCTCGTAAGGCAAAGCCAAAGGTTCTGGTCTGCGTTTTTCGGTATTGAAAACAGCCCAAAAGGTTTCGGAACCCACAATCTTTTTACCATTTACATACATTTCTAAAGCCCGGACAGAACGTGAATTTTCTAAGGAATTAATCCATGTTTTTACGGTAACCGTGTCACGCCATTTTGGTAATTCGGTGATTTCAACGCGCATTCGGCTCAATACCCAAGCCTGATTGAATTCCTGCATATCCGAAAAACTGATTCCTCCAATTTCAGAGTGGGCCGCTGCGGTTAGTTGTAATAGATTACATAATTCAGTGTATTTTAAGTAGCCATTTGGAGCGCATTGTGTGAAGTTTATTTCCCAATCTTTGCTTAAAATGGAGGTGAAATTTGGTGAAATTGGCATAGGTATAATTATGAATTATGAATTTTTTCGGTGATATACTTTATAATTTTATTTCTGTCCTCCAGATAATCAAACCATTTGGTGTTTTCGGTTCGTTTGAACCAAGTGAGTTGACGTTTAGAGAATCTTCGGGTATTTTTTTTGATTTCTTCTATGGCAAAAGGCAAACTGAAATCACCGTCAAAATAACTGAATAATTCACGATAACCTACGGTTTGTAAGGCATTCAAAGTTTTGTTTGGATATAGTTTTTCGGCTTCCGCCAAAAGGCCTTCGTTCATCATTATGTCCACACGTTGATTGATTCGGTTATAGATAATACTTCTTTCGGCTTCTAATCCGATGAGAATAGGAGTGAAGTTGCGGTTGTTTTTCTTTTGGTTTAAAAAAGAAGAATACGGTTTTCCGGTTCCGATGCATACTTCTACAAAGCGCATCATGCGTTGCGGATTTTGTAAAGTTTGTGGATTTTCGGCATTTATTTTTTCAAAATAGGCAGGATCTAATGTCTGGAGTTGGTTTTGCAAATAGCTGATTCCTGATTTTTCGTAATTTGCAGTTACATCTAATCGCACAGAAGAATCAATATCCGGGAATTCGTCAAAACCTTTGAGAATGGCATCTACATATAAGCCGGAACCGCCTACGAGAATTGCATAATCGTTGGTTTGATACAGTTCGTTAAGTTTTGTAATGGCTTCTTTTTCGAAATCACCTACAGTATAGTCTTCGAAAATCGATTTGTTTTGGATGAAATGATGGGTCGCTGAAGCTAATTCTTCGGGAGAAGGAACTGCGGTACCGATGGTCATTTCTTTGAAAAACTGACGGCTGTCACACGAAATAATGTCGCATTTGAACTGTTGTGCCAGAGCGATGCTCAGGGATGTTTTCCCGATTGCTGTTGGTCCGATAATGGTAATTAAGTATTTCATTGTTTTTAGCCCAGATAGTAACGGAAACCCCGCAGGAAGAAAAACATCTTTTGTGACGAGGAGTTACAGTGTATAGCTGGATTAGCTTCAGGTTATTAATTATTTTTTAATTCTGCACCGCAATGATAGCAGAATTTGGCATTGTATTCATGACCTTCTGTTCCGCAGGAAGCACAAGGATTTAATTTATCGGGAGCTGAATTTTTAGTGTTATTTTTTGAGAATTCGGCCGTGACAATTCCGGTAGGAACGGCGATGACGCCATACCCCATAATCATCACTAACGATGCGATGAATTGCCCTAAAGGCGTGATGGGCGAAATGTCTCCGTAACCTACTGTTGTGAGCGTGACGATAGTCCAGTAAATGCTGGTGGGAATGCTGGTAAAACCACTTTCTTTGCCTTCAACAACGTACATTATTGAGCCGATTAATATGCTGCTGATGATCATAAAATAGATGAAAATGAGGATTTTTCCTCTACTGGCAATCAAAGCTTCTTTGAGATGGATGGATTGGCTGGAGAATTTGGGATGTTTTAAAATTTTGAATAATCGCAGCAAACGCAAGGCACGAACAACGGTTAATATGCTGGCTCCAACAAGAAAAAAGGACAAATACATGGGTAATGTGGCGATTAAATCGATGATGCCATAGAAACTGAAAATGTATTTGATTGGTTTTTTTATTGAGATGATTCTCAATAGGTATTCGAGAGTAAAAAAAATGGTTATAATCCATTCTAAAACAATAAGTTGGGCGTGGTATTTTGTATCAAAACCAGCGACTGTTTCGAGCATAACGATTAATACGCTGATGAGTATTATTCCTAAAAGTACGAGGTCAAACAGTCTGCCTGAAGCGGTATTTGTTCCGTATATTACCGTGTTTGTTTTTTCCCTGAAAATTTCAAATTTTGATTTTATTTTTTCCATATTTATTTGATGATTAATAAAATACGATTAAAATTTCAAGATTTTTAATGTTTTGCTTTTTCGGATATGACCTTGAATAATACTTTTTACATCCCGGTTATTTTGCATCGGAATCAGGATGTTTTTCAGGATTTCGATATTGGTGATTTGGTAATTTAAATTATAAAAAGCATAGCCTTTGTAGATTCCGTTTTCAATTAAAACTGCGGAGCGTTCGTTGACGGTTCTGCCTCTGTCGATTAATACCATATTTTGGTTTTCGAAACTGTTTTTGTCAATGAATTCCTGAATTCTGGCATTGTATTCTTCGGTAGAGATTTTGCCAATGCAAGCGCCGTCACACTCTTTTATTTTATATTGAAAACAGTCTTTTTTGGTTTGATATAATCCGGTTAATTTTTGGCATAAGTGATACTCAGCAGTAATTCGGAACAATGAATTCTTCCCTTCCTGCAAAGTAGTAAACGAGGTTATTTCTTTTTTCCGACCGTCGGCTTTTTGTAGTTTTAAATTCAAATAGCCGTTAGTATCTTTTTCGGCATACAAAGCCCATTCAAAAAT
This region of Flavobacterium lacustre genomic DNA includes:
- a CDS encoding ABC transporter ATP-binding protein; the encoded protein is MSQEKIITVKNLTKTFGSFTAVNSISFEVNKGEIFGFLGANGAGKTTAMKMLIGISKPTSGEALVAGFDIKMQSEMVKKSIGYMSQKFSMYDDLTIKENITFFGGIYGLSRIQIKQKTVELIRELGLEEVADKLVGALPLGWKQKLSFSVALLHEPKIVFLDEPTGGVDPITRRQFWEMIYAEANKGTTIFVTTHYMDEAEYCDRVSIMVEGKIEALDSPKNLKKQFDVASMNDVFLKLARNIE
- a CDS encoding ABC transporter ATP-binding protein; this translates as MSIIVQNISKSYNNIKAVEDISFTVEEGELFGLIGPDGAGKSTIFRILTTLLLANQGTVSVAGFDVVKEYKSIRNAVGYMPGKFSLYQDLSVEENLTFFATIFGTTIEENYDLIKEIYIQIEPFKKRRAGALSGGMKQKLALCCALIHKPKVLFLDEPTTGVDPVSRKEFWEMLKRLQQKGITILVSTPYMDEAALCDRIALIQKGKILKIDSPKNIISNYDKTIYDIRAKNMHQLILDLKQYPSQYSVFAFGEYIHYIDKKADFNSEELLDYLQNKKHSEIEIHISNPTIEDVFMDLTAIQQ
- a CDS encoding HlyD family secretion protein — translated: MKTTLTLFILISLISCSKNNEKADGYGNFEATEVTISAEANGKIDYLKLEEGDVLEPNMQVGLVDTTQLYFNKQQLIASKSTILSKSSNVLSQINVLKEQLKTTLTEQKRIQNMFAENAATKRQVDEVIGKVNVLQEQIKSVGTQNAPIANEAQSIDIQIEKIDDQIQKSKIINPIKGTVLAKYAEPNEVTAFGKPLYKIADISEMTLRVYVSETQLAQIKVGQTVTVKIDAEKEMKSYPGTISWIASTAEFTPKIIQTKEERANLVYAVKVKVKNNGSLKIGMPAEMWIAL
- a CDS encoding TolC family protein, whose translation is MKRLSLLFLIFIIQFSYSQQKITLEDCYALANKNYPLAKQTELLQQKSNYEIEALNKGKLPKIDVNAQATYQSDVTGLPIVMPNVTPLNKDQYRATLDVNQLLYNGDMIDTNAKLKVAQTKTQQQQVEVNLYQIKTKINQLYFAVLVLQERKAILISKQEQLNLKIKEVKSGVKFGALLPSSEKVLEAENLKIKQQLTEIQFDKKRMTANLATLISAPLNENTALEKPSISSDFTKDNSRPELKLFDLQNQQIEISKEVISKNNLPKVNAFGQAGYGNPGLNMLDNSFQTFYMLGLKANWNVFDWNKSKTEKQALSISKEIVTTEKETFLLNNNLQLQEMENEINKADAIITADAEIIALREAVVQSSDAQLRNGVITSSEFLVELTNLFEAKINQKVHEIQLALAKANYQITKGN
- a CDS encoding TetR/AcrR family transcriptional regulator, with the translated sequence MTTEEKIFDAARIVFQKKGFAGARMQEIADEAGINKAMLHYCFKNKQLLFEAVFMKVFSQLAPQINMIFNSDESVFEKIRKFTFSYISFVIDHPFIPQFVIQEMNNNPEFVMKFMNHNNRPNPSLLISQIEKEIALGILKPIQPKQLVLDIFSMTVFPFAAQMMVKSIIQISDSEFDQLMEERKTSIAEQIINSIKK
- a CDS encoding acyl-[acyl-carrier-protein] thioesterase, which gives rise to MPISPNFTSILSKDWEINFTQCAPNGYLKYTELCNLLQLTAAAHSEIGGISFSDMQEFNQAWVLSRMRVEITELPKWRDTVTVKTWINSLENSRSVRALEMYVNGKKIVGSETFWAVFNTEKRRPEPLALPYEHFELYPDNKATAATFSKINITHEKEMVFERTVFLSDLDIVNHANNVKYLEWCLDLVDEKLILKQGIKSFEMNFLKELSLKDKVVIHENTADETTIFSITKEEKTSFALQLNWK
- the miaA gene encoding tRNA (adenosine(37)-N6)-dimethylallyltransferase MiaA, with the translated sequence MKYLITIIGPTAIGKTSLSIALAQQFKCDIISCDSRQFFKEMTIGTAVPSPEELASATHHFIQNKSIFEDYTVGDFEKEAITKLNELYQTNDYAILVGGSGLYVDAILKGFDEFPDIDSSVRLDVTANYEKSGISYLQNQLQTLDPAYFEKINAENPQTLQNPQRMMRFVEVCIGTGKPYSSFLNQKKNNRNFTPILIGLEAERSIIYNRINQRVDIMMNEGLLAEAEKLYPNKTLNALQTVGYRELFSYFDGDFSLPFAIEEIKKNTRRFSKRQLTWFKRTENTKWFDYLEDRNKIIKYITEKIHNS
- a CDS encoding ion transporter; amino-acid sequence: MEKIKSKFEIFREKTNTVIYGTNTASGRLFDLVLLGIILISVLIVMLETVAGFDTKYHAQLIVLEWIITIFFTLEYLLRIISIKKPIKYIFSFYGIIDLIATLPMYLSFFLVGASILTVVRALRLLRLFKILKHPKFSSQSIHLKEALIASRGKILIFIYFMIISSILIGSIMYVVEGKESGFTSIPTSIYWTIVTLTTVGYGDISPITPLGQFIASLVMIMGYGVIAVPTGIVTAEFSKNNTKNSAPDKLNPCASCGTEGHEYNAKFCYHCGAELKNN